In Pseudothermotoga sp., the genomic window CTACCCCCACCACCAACAACGTTGAGAAAACCAGAAGCTATGCCAGAAAGAAAAACGAGAAAGTACAGCAAGGTTCAATCCCCCTTAAGATTCAGTTACTAAAACAGTCAAAAGGTCGATCAGGTTTTTCAAATCTTTCAGAGAAATGTACTCAGCTGGTGAATGAAGATATCTCACAGCCAATGTGACTGGGACCATCTGAGCTCCGAATTCCATCGCCACGGATCCGTCTGTACCACCACCAGTCACGCCTACCTGAACAGGGATAGCGTTTTTCTCGGCTAAAATGAGGATTTTTTTCATCAATTCATAACTTGCAAAAGCACTGTTATCGAGCATCCTTAAAACTGGCCCATTGCCTGGAGAGATATCACCTGTGAGGGTAGAACAACACGCGAACGAATCGATAGCGTAACAAACGTCGACGTTGTGTCTGGCGACGAAAGCTTTCGCACCCTTCAAGCCTATCTCTTCTTGAACGGTCCAGACAAAATGCACTTTTTTCGCGAGCCTTTTGTTCTTCACCTTGTTAAGAACTTCGAACAGAGCGAGACAACCGAATCTATCATCGAGCGATCTCATGGCGAGGAATTCTCGATTAAGAAAACTCGCATGTTTTTTAAACACAGCGTAATCGAGAGCTTTCACGCCGAGTGATTCGGATTCTTGTTTCGTTCTACAACCTATGTCTATCTTGAGATTCTCAGCTGATTGAGTGGATGATAAATGCGGGGGTGTTACTCCAATCACACCTTCGATCGAACCAAATTCGGTAACGATTTGTAGATGGGCACCGAGGAGTAACTTATCATCGAATCCCCCGATCTTCCTGAAGTTCAAAGTTCCATCTGAGTTGATACCCGTCACAACGAGTCCAATCTCGTCCATGTGTGCCATCAACGCTATCGTTTCGTTACCCTCACCGAGAGTGACTATCAAGTTGCCCAGATTGTCCACTTTGTACGGCACATCGAGTTGACCTATCAAAAAGTCGCGTACTTTTTCTTCCCTACCAGACACACCCGGAATGGAGCAAAGCTCGATTAATCTTTCAACCAGTTTGTCCACATTATCACCTCGAAAAGGATTGTACCAAAAAGTTCGTTTCAGTAACTATTCGATTCGTCGGAACAAATAACCAATGCGTTTGATCAGTTTTTTTATCAAAAGGATCATCGTCGCACAGAACACAATGGGAAGAGCACAGATCAAACTTGTCACA contains:
- a CDS encoding M42 family metallopeptidase, producing MDKLVERLIELCSIPGVSGREEKVRDFLIGQLDVPYKVDNLGNLIVTLGEGNETIALMAHMDEIGLVVTGINSDGTLNFRKIGGFDDKLLLGAHLQIVTEFGSIEGVIGVTPPHLSSTQSAENLKIDIGCRTKQESESLGVKALDYAVFKKHASFLNREFLAMRSLDDRFGCLALFEVLNKVKNKRLAKKVHFVWTVQEEIGLKGAKAFVARHNVDVCYAIDSFACCSTLTGDISPGNGPVLRMLDNSAFASYELMKKILILAEKNAIPVQVGVTGGGTDGSVAMEFGAQMVPVTLAVRYLHSPAEYISLKDLKNLIDLLTVLVTES